From a single Labrenzia sp. PHM005 genomic region:
- a CDS encoding F0F1 ATP synthase subunit B: MAGNAETNTEVHIPAEEHGAGFPPFDATTYSSQILWLAITFGFFYWMMKNVAVPRIAGILEDRRDRIAGDLGEANRLKEETDAAIAAYEQALSEARSKAHGIAHDTRAKLKADQEARREKAETELADKLSAAEAHIAGIKTEALSQIGDIAGETTTALVEQLMGKAPTKTDLTKALKSAMN; the protein is encoded by the coding sequence ATGGCAGGCAACGCCGAAACTAATACGGAAGTTCACATTCCGGCTGAAGAGCACGGTGCTGGCTTCCCGCCGTTCGATGCAACGACCTATTCTTCGCAGATCCTGTGGCTGGCCATCACCTTTGGCTTTTTCTACTGGATGATGAAGAACGTGGCTGTGCCTCGGATTGCAGGTATCCTGGAAGACCGCAGGGACCGCATTGCAGGTGATCTCGGCGAGGCCAACCGCCTCAAAGAAGAAACCGACGCGGCGATTGCGGCTTACGAGCAGGCTCTGAGCGAAGCCCGCAGCAAGGCGCATGGCATTGCCCATGACACGCGCGCCAAGCTGAAGGCCGATCAGGAAGCCCGCCGTGAGAAGGCGGAAACCGAACTCGCCGACAAACTGAGCGCGGCTGAAGCGCACATTGCCGGGATCAAGACCGAAGCCCTGTCCCAGATCGGGGACATTGCCGGAGAAACAACCACAGCGCTCGTTGAGCAGCTGATGGGCAAAGCTCCGACTAAGACCGATCTGACCAAGGCGCTGAAGTCGGCAATGAACTGA
- a CDS encoding F0F1 ATP synthase subunit C, whose amino-acid sequence MEAEAAKYIGAGIACLGMGGAAIALGTIFGNYLNGALRNPTAADGQFGRLVFGFAVTEALGIFSLLIALLLLFAV is encoded by the coding sequence ATGGAAGCAGAAGCAGCAAAATACATCGGCGCTGGTATCGCATGCCTCGGCATGGGCGGTGCAGCTATCGCACTCGGCACCATTTTCGGTAACTACCTGAACGGCGCTCTGCGCAACCCGACAGCAGCTGACGGCCAGTTCGGTCGCCTGGTATTCGGCTTCGCCGTTACCGAAGCTCTCGGCATCTTCTCCCTGCTGATCGCTCTTCTCCTGCTCTTCGCTGTCTAA